GTACACACTGTTATCTCAGTCATCAATCGAAAATTATCTTTCCTGCTCACAAATATCATCGGAGGTGTGCCAACAGTTCGATGGTCGTCTGTGATGAGTACTTTTGGGTATCTCGACGCTGTGATGTGCAGCCTGTGATATCAGCAGTGGATGATCGAGAATCGATGTCGATCGGCAGCAGCGACGTCTGCGTAAGAATCAAAAGTTCGTGAGGTTCGAAATGGTACGACAGCAAGCAGATCTGCAGCTCCGCATGTTGCTTGGATGTGCAGCGTGCGTGTTATCTATTGGAGCTCGGATGAGGCCAAAGAACTCTTCTGAAATGATCACGAAAGTCTTTGTCTTCCGCCGCGGGAAACATCTTATATTTAGATGGCAACGTTCGCTCACTGTGCATAGTTCATCATCCTGAGACTGGATGATAAGTTGGCTATTAGGGTGTAGCATTGAGAgaccggcagcagcagcagctctgaGAGAGAGATAGAGTCGACTCTTTCTCAGGAAGAAGGATGAGAAGATTTCAGCTGCTTTGATTTAGCTAGAAGCATATAAAAACAAGCATTGTGGTTGGACCAGCATCAGAGATTGATTCTGGCCAAAAAAGATGTCTTGACCTGCACAGCGAAAAAGTTGTAGCCACTAGACAACAATGCAATCCCTCAGCAACTTTCTACCATACGTTCAAAAACCCAGCAAGAGCCCATCAGAGAGAGTTCGTCACCAAGAATCCAATGTCTTGAGATGAACTTGTCATCTCCCCTTCATCCTCACATAACACCACACCATGCTCGTGAGCCTTATTCATTGCAGCAACCCAGTAACGAATACAAATCAGGTTCATGCAGTATCTTCTCCATCGTAATGAGGGTTGTGTGAACTGAGATAGAAGCAGGGATAATACGCAAGGAGGCAATGCATTGCATCATATAAGGATTTAATTGCAAGTGATTTATTTACTCATAATCGAATATTTGTAAGATTTTGGAAGGTTAGTCATTGGACTTGTTTCTCAACGCATGCTTAATCTTTTTATCATTCAGAACCTGATAAAGACAAAACAAAAGCTCCGTCCGTCTCCATGGCGACACACAGGAAATCCGCTCTATGATCATGCACGAATCACGATGGTCCCAGCACCTCGCCTGCCTGCTTCTCAATCTGTGATGAACGTAGATCGTACCGCAACGGATGTGTGGGCACACGAGCGGATCTAATCAAAGTAtctagagagggagagagagagatccgTTGGAGTCATTAAGCAAAGTGGTTAGAGACCGCCGCATTTAAAAGCCGTGGCTGTTTCGCTATAAAAGAAGATACATCTCAGACGTAATATATAAAGACGTGATAAGTGAGCTGCTGCATCATTGAACACCGAGTCATCTCTCTATTTCACTCCACGCACAGCAAACACATCTCTCTCCCCTTTGAGTGAGACCGACGGAGAGggatttctttctctctctccgccAGTTGTCTCCGTCCATGCCCCAAGCCCCAATTCACCACCTCGGGAAACGCCCTCACTCCAGCCCCCGCCCATGGCAGTCTCACCCGACCTCTTCTCCGCTTCCTCCAACCTCCTCCTCTGCGCCGAGAACGCCGACGACGTGGCATCCTGGGATGGGGAGGAGCAGGACGTGGAAGGCGGCGCCGCCACCGTCGCCGCAACAGCAGACAAGGAGTGGGTCCCGCCCGCGCTAGCCGACGACCGTGCCGCCATCGCGGCCCTGCTCGCGGCCGAGCCTGACCACCTACCGCGCGATGACTACCTCGGCCGCCTCCATGCCCGCGCCATCGACGCCGCCGCCCGCCACGACGCCATCGGCTGGATTCTCAAGGCACGTGCTGTCTTCTCCCGTTCTCTTGCCAAATGCCCCTCACTTTCCCCCCCTATTTCCTGCTAGTGACACCGTCAAAATCTGTGCTTGTAGGTGAGCGAGTTCTACCGCTTCCGACCGGTGACGGCGTGTCTCTCCGTCAATTACCTCGACCGATTCCTCTCCTCCCATTCTCTTCCGGTAATGGAGCCCGTCACGTAGACCTGACGTTGAGTGAAACCACCGCTGTTTGACTATCTATTTCAATTCAGTAACATCTTAGTGTGTGGGTGTAGGGGCAGAATGGGAAGGGAGGTTGGCCGATGCAGCTGCTGTCGGTGGCGTGCGTGTCGGTTGCGGCGAAGATGGAGGAGTCGCACGTGCCGCTGCTGCTCGACCTCCAGCTCCGCGATCCTACTTATGTCTTCGAGCCCCGCACCATCCAACGGATGGAGCTCCTCCTCGCGGCCGCACTGCGGTGGCGCCTGCGCGCCGTCACCCCCTTcgacttcctccaccacctcgcCGCTTCCCCCGCCGTCGCCGccctctctccctcctcctcttccgcccTCTTCTCCCGCGCCGCCCACCTCGTACTCTCCACCCACCGCGGTATCCGTGCACACCATCTATTTTAAATCCTTCTGTATTATTTCCATTGTCTACTTACGTCTTCTTTCTTTGCTTGGAATTTTGGCAGTGGTGGATTTCTTGGTCTATCGGCCATCAGTGATGGCAGCTGCGGCCTTCCTGTGTGCGGCAAACGAGATGACCGAGTCGTCGGCCACAGGAACCGGCGACTGGTCGAGTTGCTTCGATGCTTGGGTTAGCAAGGTAATTAACATATTAAATGTCAGATTATGGCTACggatgcagccaccacaccccaaaTGCTCCTACATTTTTGTCTAGTGTTGTGTGTCGAACTGGGAGTTGAAATGGGGTGGGTGGCCGGTGGGTGAACGTCTGGGGCGGTGGCGGGATAATAGTGGGGGGGAGGATTCGAGCAGCAGACTTTTACTGCTAGCAGTTAAAGTATTAACGTTGTctcatattttttcctttttttgactGTTTTCGAGGAGCAGGGAGTGGTGAATAGGTGTCGCCAGCTAATGGAGGACTGGGTGATCGGCACGTGCCCGTCATCCCGGCGGGGAAACACTACGGAATGCCGAGGTCGCCCCGAGCCGCCGAGGAGCCCAGTCGGCGTGTTGGACTCCGCCGCCTGCACGAGCTGTGACACCGGCCCGAGGTCCGAGGACGGACCCGAGCCACGCCCCGCCAAGCGC
This DNA window, taken from Musa acuminata AAA Group cultivar baxijiao chromosome BXJ3-7, Cavendish_Baxijiao_AAA, whole genome shotgun sequence, encodes the following:
- the LOC135642378 gene encoding cyclin-D2-1-like isoform X2, with product MAVSPDLFSASSNLLLCAENADDVASWDGEEQDVEGGAATVAATADKEWVPPALADDRAAIAALLAAEPDHLPRDDYLGRLHARAIDAAARHDAIGWILKVSEFYRFRPVTACLSVNYLDRFLSSHSLPNGKGGWPMQLLSVACVSVAAKMEESHVPLLLDLQLRDPTYVFEPRTIQRMELLLAAALRWRLRAVTPFDFLHHLAASPAVAALSPSSSSALFSRAAHLVLSTHRVVDFLVYRPSVMAAAAFLCAANEMTESSATGTGDWSSCFDAWVSKGVVNRCRQLMEDWVIGTCPSSRRGNTTECRGRPEPPRSPVGVLDSAACTSCDTGPRSEDGPEPRPAKRLRLGDHPCTDRVLTGLDGELL
- the LOC135642378 gene encoding cyclin-D2-1-like isoform X1; protein product: MAVSPDLFSASSNLLLCAENADDVASWDGEEQDVEGGAATVAATADKEWVPPALADDRAAIAALLAAEPDHLPRDDYLGRLHARAIDAAARHDAIGWILKVSEFYRFRPVTACLSVNYLDRFLSSHSLPGQNGKGGWPMQLLSVACVSVAAKMEESHVPLLLDLQLRDPTYVFEPRTIQRMELLLAAALRWRLRAVTPFDFLHHLAASPAVAALSPSSSSALFSRAAHLVLSTHRVVDFLVYRPSVMAAAAFLCAANEMTESSATGTGDWSSCFDAWVSKGVVNRCRQLMEDWVIGTCPSSRRGNTTECRGRPEPPRSPVGVLDSAACTSCDTGPRSEDGPEPRPAKRLRLGDHPCTDRVLTGLDGELL